One genomic region from Cetobacterium sp. 8H encodes:
- the xseB gene encoding exodeoxyribonuclease VII small subunit, whose product MKKDSFEYNINEIDMIIEKLDSGELSLDESIKEYEKAMKLLKKSSDLLNKAEGKIIKVSSENENILLEVEEDA is encoded by the coding sequence ATGAAAAAAGATAGTTTTGAGTATAATATTAATGAAATTGATATGATAATTGAAAAATTAGATAGCGGAGAGCTATCTTTAGATGAATCTATAAAAGAGTATGAAAAAGCTATGAAGTTACTTAAAAAATCTTCAGATCTTTTAAATAAGGCTGAAGGAAAAATTATTAAGGTAAGTTCAGAAAATGAGAACATATTACTTGAGGTGGAAGAGGATGCTTAA